In Oncorhynchus nerka isolate Pitt River linkage group LG26, Oner_Uvic_2.0, whole genome shotgun sequence, one DNA window encodes the following:
- the LOC135564948 gene encoding uncharacterized protein LOC135564948 → MKAQNCVFLSALTMACPFVRDVVDEEALVLRRAFRRERVFRDRLDPLAFPDDHLYERYRFSADGIRYLCRLLGPRIKHRTARSHALSVEQMVCVALRFFASGAFLYSVGDAEQLNKATICRTIRSVCLAIKALADVFISFLATEDSVTSKRSSIGLQMVCNADCVISNVVAKWPGSVHDSRIFGPLKSISAYHKVNSLVCCWETGGMAASLFS, encoded by the exons atgaaggcccaaaattgtgtgttcctttctgctctgacaatggcatgcccattcgtgcgagatgtggtggatgaagaagcacttgtgctgaggagagccttcaggcgagaaagggtcttcagggaccggttggacccactggccttccctgatgaccatctatatgaaagatacaggttttctgcagatggcatcaggtatctatgcagactactgggtcccaggattaagcaccgcactgcacggagccatgcactgagtgtggagcaaatggtttgtgtggccttgcgcttttttgctagtggagccttcctgtactcagtgggggatgcagaacagctgaacaaggccacaatttgccgcacaataaggagtgtgtgtctggctatcaaagcattagcagatgtcttcatctccttcctggccacagaagactctgtgacatcaaagaggagttctataggattgcag atggtctgcaatgctgactgtgtgatcagcaatgttgtggcaaaatggcctggctcagtccatgactccagaatcttcgggcctctgaaatctatcagtgcctatcacaag gtgaattctctggtgtgttgctgggagacagggggtatggctgccagccttttctcctga